GTGTAGTTATAGAACACTTTTAACTCGGACTCACTTaaattgtagaaaaataaacttttaaagcCTTAGAGTTGTTTTTAATATCtgaataaagatattttaatttgattctaTGTTGTTGATTGTGTTATTACGAATCATCCGTCATATTCCTTTCACCGATATTTTCCCAGTTATGTGTTGAAATGAACTGGATGATTTATGcaccaaaattaaaataaaattgatacgGGCGGATGTGTCAAAGCAATCTTGACAGGCCCTGATATTTATTATCAACACCAAAATTCTGAATCATCTGATAATATACACCAAAAAATGGCAAGTTGTATGAACTACACACAACAAGTATTTTACGGGGTTTTTTTCAGTTTCTTTATCTCAGCTTTCGTAATTTTGctgcatatatttttgttattctcAGATTTTCAACTCATTCTGATAACATCATCCTAAtaatattcaatttcatttatatcattaaagttataaaaatCTGGACgctacgtttttttttttctgcatcaTGTGTTTAAACACGATTTTATCTTGTCTATTCGAAGACGATAAAAATAGCCTCGAAATTTTCCCAGGCCAATTTGATTGGTCGATAAGTGCAATGGGCGGGGCGTAGCTAGTTTCCGTAAAGTGCACTCCATTGATAATGGGATCATGTATGGACTTGTCGCTGTAAATACCTAAACAGATCACAACATGTGGACTGAATGAATGGACTGTCAGTCTTTAAAACCTGATACAGGACAGTGTGATCATCATTCTATCATTGGACTTTATCGAAACTCAAGtaagtatttgaaatattatcagtcaaaagttgatttttaaataattttttttaactgtctGTGACAAAATTAAAAGGATCGTCGTTTTATTGACTACGTTAGGATTACGGAGGCATTCATGTAACGTAACGTAATGATAACTGTCAGTGTGAAATGGGGGGAGCGGGTTACGGTATTAAACTATCGTACGATCCGTAAAATGCAGTAAGCCAAtgtgatgaatattaatgaaagtcATTTATCATTACAATTTTCAGGAGCAAAGTTCCCAAAATGTGTAAGAAGAATGAATATTACGACATTGACACTACCGAATGTCTGCCCTGTTCAGAATGTCCAAAGGGGGACAAGATTCTCTTGGAGTGTTCTTATTTTGGAGACACTTTGTGCGAAAAAGATGTATTAGCCGGATTTCAAATCGCGCCCTACCCCACTCCCGGTACCCCTTCGCCTGTGACCCGGGGGGCGGGGACCGTGGCCGTCGAGGTGCTGCCTGAGGACTGGACCACCAGTCCCACCGTGCTCATGGTGGTCACTGCTGTCTGTTTCACCACCCTAATGGTCACAATCGTCATTGCATTGTACTGTTTCAGACGGAAAGTATGGAGCCCCAAGCAGGAAAAGGAAATATTATACCTCAGTAGACGTAAGTTTCTTTTTATACTTCACATATTAATatggtttgaaaaatatatcataccATGTTGACTTCAATGGATTTGTTATGATTGACATTGATAGGAAAATGACGAGATGAGCATTTAATCACTGTGTTGAAGAATTTTTTACAAGAGCGTTACactaatttataaaattatgttttcttgTCTTCATTGTATATGTTTATctagtaaaaatgtattgaactTTGCTGTCAGATCAAAGTCTCATACATGTGTCCGTTGTCAcagttttctttatttcaacattCTAAAAAGTGTGTTCTAAAGAATGGAAAAGACTAAGAAACAAAACACAGGGGGTATCCCTAACACCCAATAAAATGTTTGGTTAATCAAGGCAGCTGATGGAGAAAGTGATAAGCATTTTTCTCTGAAATAAAACCTCTCTCTTACACGGATCACGACGCGCAAATTACGTTGCATGCGTGATTTTCGCAGACGGTTACCCGCATaacaaaaagtgaaattttACGAATGATTGCAAAGATATTAAATTTCTAACCTTTTCCCCAGAGACAAATGTTTTATCTGATGAGTGAGGCCTACCATTTAGCGCCCTGGGTTATTTGCAAGTCCATTTCATTTAATGTGGGATCCCACAAAATTAACGTTCCAAAGACTTGACGAGTATTGTCTTCACAAATATATCACTGCATTTTTCCTGCTAAATCTGTTGAAAATCTTGTAATTAACAACCAAATTTGTTTGCTATGGCAATGAAGGAATTCAACAGACCATAAACCCTCTTTTTCTTTTCCCAGCGTTTTACCCTATCAACACAATGTGTGCGAATTTCATTATCACATAGACATGCCAAGTAACATATCTGTTGTTACAACAGTACGTGATAAAGTTAGTACCTATTAGTACTCGACATGGCTGACGCCGGGCCAGTATTGTTCAATAAAAGTGCCACATTCTTTTCTTGTCACTTTGCGACTTAAATCTAATAAGTCTATAACAACTCAATTCTGTCAGTTATTTTTCCTTGTTTAGATTACGTGTCTCCACTATAATGTAATCTTTCGATATTTTTATAAGCTTCAAAGTGCTTGTCAAGCAAAAATTGGACTAGATCTAAGTATTATTCATTCATTACCCGTAAACATTCAATTAGATTTTAGACTCGGTTCCCTCACTTCTAAATCCTACCCGTTGGTACATTGGTACCAGGACTGttatcaatataaatacattAGGATCTACATTAAAAACCCATTTTCAAAGCCAATGGTTGACAACCGTATACCtataaattatagaatttttctCTACATACACATATATCCTTGAATTAGATAAGAATGTAAAAAGCCTTTTTCTTTTGTATACAATAATAAAAGATATACCTGGAAGCgtacaaatattttcatttcttaaatattcttCAGTGCATTTGGCGGAAAATATATACATCATGAATTCTTCCTCCACATTGCTATTTCCATTTCACTGCGGGGTACAGTGGATAAAAAAATAGGTGCTCGAGACTGAATGAAAAGATTTGAATGAAAGACCGCACAGACCCACCATATAGATAATTCCATCTATCTCAAGACATTGTCATTGCATTAAGAGCCCATTCTATCAGCTCAACTATACTTATTTCACAATTATACCCCAAAAATGACAGCAGGGTGTCACTTGAAATTGTCCCTAGTACAAAGCTAAGTGCCTGTTACGCTACACTATAAAGGCCGTTAGCGTTCAGAATTTCACCACCTAGATGTTCAGCTATTTTCGCAAGTTGTCATTCGGGTTCAACAATTCGCTTACATGGCGAATTTCGACAagaatttaacatgtttaacaaGAAACAACAAATCTTACAAAAATGTCTCTGTTGTTTTTTAAGATACGCCaaacttaaaaagaaaacttttaaagaaaacttttaaagaaaatttaaatttatttttttctctcttcacAGCCCACCCTAGACATTATCCTACTGTTGGGGAGGAGGAGAGATATCAACCCCTACCCTCGCGGGACCGGCTAAAGAAGACCAACTACTTCAGCAGCAGTATATACGCCAATGACTCTATGTTCAATATGCCTAATACTCACATCTATGTTAATATGATGGACTATGTTGACAGTGATTGCTGCAGTAATGACTATGTAGACATTGATGAACATTTAGAATCCTGAGAGCAGCGATTCAGATCGGTTTAATGTGAACTAATTGTGATATTTGGGAAGTCCTCAATGCCAAGTACTAACTGGTATACTCGGTGAAAAAATCCTAGAATTCTGTCAAATGAACAATGAAATCAGTTGTGAGAATTACTGATAAACTGCTATAAACAACCAAAGTCAACCGACAGCGAATATATATTAAACGACAATCTGTCATGACTATAGATAACTGTCATAGTGCGAAAAGTTAGTTGGCTGATTATAAATCAACTAACACTTGCAATTATAAGTGCAGCTGACAAAGGTCAATTAACAGTAAATTGATTAACTGACAAGTTGGCAGCGACCAGTTCAACTGACCAGTGGCTAAGCAGCAAGAGTTGAGCAGTAATGAACTGCCAATATAGTTGCAGGTAAATATCTATAGCAACAATGCTATAATCAATATTCAATATTGTTTTGTCATTTTGATAGTAAATGatcaattttatttctatctctaatgttactttattttttttattttcagcgCTTGCCTTTCATACTCTACACTTTACGGAAGAGCTTCTGATTTTCCGGGTGGATTTTATCCCAAACAAATTCTAGTCAAAGAATAAAGTTTCTTCactttgttgtacatgtaacatcaatGTGTTGTACTCTTGGAAAATATGTATgttgtatttattattaatttatttttttttttcattaaaccaGATGTTTTTAAACTTGAAACTCTAGTTGTCATTTTGTATTCTGAAAAGCTAAAGAGTGAACAAAAGTCGAATCAGCGACCAACATAACTATGTACACATAGGAAAAGCTTTAACTTAGGAAATATTCAGTCAAATGTGGATCGGGTATGAACATGTATAATAGTACCACAACCGCAAATAATTGTACGGAACAAAGAATTTAGAAGCACAAAAAACGTTAGATAACGGCGGGAATTCGTTTATTTGGATTGTCATTGTGTAAAGTCGTTGCAGCCACCGTGTATCACCTGCCCGAACAAGGGGGGTAGCGTTGTCCCTTACAATGAACAACAGACGCGTGCATTGACAGATGGCGCGATAGCGACACGCATCGTCACAGAACTTCAATCGAAAACTCCGCCGCTCTATTTCTATATTTGACGGTGGCTTTAATTCATATCTGAAAGAcatgaaaaattttaaacatttgaataaaGGATCCACATGTCCCGTTATCGATTTTTTCCACCAAAATGAAATCATCTGCTCGCTAGCACCTAACGGCTAGCGGAAAGTTGAAGTGTCGTTTGATAACGCTCACCTGCATTTAAGGGTCTGTGTCATGTTAATGGACGCGTGGCCCCGATTAAAACACCCCTTGTTCTTATTTGTTTAACTTGCGCTCTTTCAACTTTACTGGTTTGAACAAATGAATTAGTTTCTCTGCATAAATATTGGCATCCAACAGTGCCCTCACCCTTTCTTGTAGAAGCAGATAAACTTGAAGTCAAGCCGATCATTTGCCGACTTTTGAAACTCGGAAACAAACAGAATTTCTGATAAAATCACATGCAACTCGAAGAGTAAGCGTTTTTGCAATAACTTGCCAAAATAGACAAATCGCAAAGCTGATAACAGACGATAAGGATACGTTTCTAGGGAGAACGTCATATTCTCTGGAAGTTTGATAAACGCTTTTCAGCACCTGGTACGAGCGCTACTGCGTTTTTTGTCGAAAAAACGACACTgcttatcaatatttatttgccTCATCAAATGCAAATCTTTGAGGTTCAGCAATTGCGCATGCTCTAGCATCAGTTTGACTTTTCTTATCTCCTTCGCTGAAGATCACAGGGATGATATAAATTGATAAGagaaaatttaagataaaataaatgattttatctcATGTCTAAGTATAAACTTATGGCTCAGGATTAGTTTGGGAGTTAAAAACTATGCTTATCTTAATTGCAAAAACACTGACAGATGTTTACTTTTATCAGCAGTTGAGGCAGTACACTATACACTTGTTTTTGTCCAGTCATCTTTAATTAAATGATAACGAATGCATGTAACATATCTAAAGAGGATACTTCTCCTGTTTTTCTTGACAAAGTCGCCATTTTTATTACACCTTTCCGCTGGTGATCAAGTTACCAAGTTGCAGACGATTCCTTATTAAAATTCCACAACACTAAGAACCTCAAAAGAAAGATCGTGAAATTGATACAATTGATAATGGTTTtgctatttttcattttttcacaaCCCGTTTTGTCAATGAGGGTGGTTTGTATAGGCAGGATAAGCAGGGGAGTATCAGCGGCGAATGTATAGTCCCAAGGAGTCCGAACGGAAACGCCGCCGGAAGTACTGAGGACTGCATTGTTGCGGGAGGAACAAGGGGATTAAATGGTTTGAATAACATTGTGTTTGAGcgaaaaatacttttaataacATAAGAGGATTTTGTGATAATGGTCAGGACGCCCTCTTGTTAGTAGAGCCCCTCTCTTGGTAGCGGTGTGGTCCCTTATAAAGTGGATGTTGCGTAGTCGGTAATGAACCGAGCGCTTTGCAATGATTCCCactatatacattttaaaataaggtgCAATGGCTACTGAAATGATATTGGTATATTGTTACCTTGTGCatcttataaaaataaaaaatgctataCTCAAGGTattttatatatagttatacATAGAAACAGTTTGCTTGGCAAACTAAATAGAATTCGAAATTGTTCGAATTTGCTTGTTTAGCGTTTTGCGTAATGCAGAAGCTATTGGTTTACCCGATGTTTTGTTTGTGACAAAGGAAGAAAAATAGCACCATATGCAATCATGCAGGAAGCATCAGAAGGAAACGAACTCTTATTGGCTGCCGATTCGTGCGTGTTATACCCGATTTCCGGGTTCTTTTCTGACGCTCTTTATTCGCAAAGAAGGAAGCTAAAAAGCGTCCTTGTGTTTTTATCATGTCAACAGTGTCAATAAACATAAGGGGCTCTTTGTTCTTTTTTGGGACtctaaatacccccccccccaaaaaaaaaataagcttttaaaatttagttTGAAAAGTATCTTTTGTGCAAGCTGCACCTGACGCATATCTTAGTTTTTACCTCTATTCAGTTTTGcttttaataaaagttttaggAAGCGATACGTTTATTTTCTGTATATTAAGATTACGCGATATAGTAGGTAACACTAATATCAGGCAGATCACATTGCCGAGAAAATATATCGTGTAACCGACTGCATAAAGATGCAGCGGTGCTGCTAATTTACGAAATATGATATTCAGTTAATCAAATGAAAAACTGTATCTAAATAgaattgcaatttttatttacataactCCGTTTCTAAGTTGACGATATTATCCCGAACCTACTGGGCCCAACAATGGGTTCTTATATTACCTATACATACGGGCAGGCGGTGAATACCAAACAACACCTAACACCGTCTGAATTTGGTAtagaaattgaataaattaaacttaaaagtcaaaatgttaaatttggCAGTTTTGCCAAATTGTAGTTATCAAATATGCTTCATCATTTTGCACATGTAGCTttcgaatttaaaaaaaaccccgaccAATTTGATTAGTAAGTTGTTGGCGCAATTTCAACAcacaataatttataatatattatatacatattttcacATGCAAACGTGTAAATAAACTGCTAGTGTAAAATTAAGCAAATATAGTTCCATTATTTGGTTGTCCGTTATTCTACGTAGGAAAAGCGATGTCTACGTTACAGctatgtttttgaattattcGATTGATTAGGACAGTACAATGATTTCTAGTCCATTAAGCTGTCTGTAAACACCAGTCTCTCCACGGGGGGTTTCTTTGATAACACTACCCGGCGTATTCTAAAGGTTTCATCATGTCTATATGAGGACAACCGCATGAAAATCAAACGAGATTCTCTCACccgataaaaatgaaatcttcagtGTGGAGATTACATAATCTTCAGAAAAGACCAAGAAAGAGACAGCCTCACAGCAAGAAAATCACCTGTTGCCGATCATTAAAACGCAGCGCTTGATTGCCGGGGTGGGGACCGAGAAGAAAAGACGCGTAAACCCAATGATTGGGGGGTTGTAATTTGACCCACTCATCATCAATTAAAGGGAAATATGGATGAATTCCTGTTGACTGACCTTATAATATCTCACCTCTGTGTGTGTTTATCCACCCCATTTACCTCTTCCCCGCAAACGAGGTTTTCGTTATTTTCGATAATTGGATAATCCCATGCATTGGGCACATTTAATGTTTAATGGGGtccccttttttttctttttttccttcttgCTGAATAGCGACATTCATTGAGTAATCATTTTGCAGCGCTGGCAGTATACAGAGTCAACGAGTTCTCAACCACTGGCACACCTTTTATTTGGCATGGGATCTTAGAACACCCAAgtatattttcttcttttcatCGGGAAGAGCTATATCTGTACTAAACATAAATGTGTACTTGCATTCTATTCTTCTATTCGCCATTAAATCACTAACCGCATCGTTACTATGCCAGTACATTTGCCATGCACAGTGCACATTTTCGCTACAGTGTAACAGTTTTTTGCAAAATGGTGACTAATAAGCCTGGAAAAACGACTTCCGGACAAACTCAAGCCAGCCAATTAGTGATTTCTCCGCGAAaatgtctctttttttttttatctcaagcCTCATCGACATATTTTTCGGTATTTGCATGACAAGGTAATTGGTTGTGTGTAGCAGGGGTGGGTATTTGCCACAAACAAACTGCTTATCAGTTCCTCTGATGTCAACTAAGTGGATGAATTAGACAATTATCTATCTATTCCCATAATTCCCCTGTCAGATGGCCGTCCCTTCATCGATGTTTAGTCACCAATGTCCGGTAAATGCCAAATGGTTGTCTCGTGTGATAAAACTCAACTATTACGAACTATTGCAGGTATATCTCAGTTCTGGACATGTCTCTAATGTTTCGGTGACTAAAAGTTATTTGCTCACTATATACCAAATCTTTTTCAAGTACAAAAATACTAGTTACAGAAAGTATTTTCTCCTGACTTCTattctgttgttgttgttattatcATCACATTAATGTAAGAATAatcatatgtaatatacatgaatGTAATATTCAGTtcctgtttaaataaaaatcatgctGGCAATTATACAACAATGCATGTCTAAAGTACTTGTAATCTTGGTTGCAACATTGCGTAAACGTTGTCCAAATGGTCTCAAGTTTTTTATTCCAATATaacttaacaataaaataacacCGTTGCAGACACCAATGAAAGATTAATAAATATGGCATGGAATAGGTTAGAATACGATTTCAGTGTCACAATTGGTACCAAGGAAAAGATATAAAACCATTGCAAGCACCACTAAAAATCATTaaccaatataaaaaaaagatcaaatcAAAGACCAATTTCAACTCAATTTAAGCCCATAGTAAAAGATAACTTGACAAAATATCACCATTGCAAACaccattgaaaatacatgtacaactaatGAACATTGAAAAGAAAGATTAAATTTCAATAGGTGTCTCACTTTGGGACCAAGAGAGTTCCttgtggggtggggggggggggcactcaTCAGTCAAGACTACGACTAATCCAAGGTCGGACACATATCCTCCTGATAGACAAATGGTCAAAGGTCCCTCCATTTGGCGAAGGTAACGAGTGGGTATATGTTGTGATAAATGACATGATTATAGTCCCTGCGATCCGTCATTTCGGCCCGACAGCCATAAAATCGCCATTACACACAGACAAACCATTGGCTTACCCCTCGTCTAGCGGGACGTCTGTGATTAAAATacgattaaactgaatttacgGCTCCAGAGATCAGTGGGGTTGATTGCGACGAGAGAGACTGTTTGGTCTATTGTTAAGGTTCTGTTtgttttgaagatttttatGGTTCCCCTCTATCTTGTTTCTGTTTGTGATGATGTATCGGTATCGGCGTTGTTATATGAATTAATAACTTCATTTTACTCGAACCGCTGTCAATATCCAACCGAGATGAAAGGTCAtatgaaagaataaaaaagagAGATTGCAATCTTTTATTTTAGCGACAGCAAAATCCTTGATtcaaattacatattttgtacaCGCAACATAAACTCCTTGGCAGACGACTTTTTAAACCTGAAGGTCGTAGGAGACCATTTTACCCCTCCCCGTCCGGATGTGTGTAACGTGAGGAAACAGAGGGACTTTGTGTTTTGCACACTTTTTCAGGGGGTAACAACAACGTTATCGAATTAACACCCGTAACGTCTACGAATGATGTCACCAAAACAGTCAAAATTGTCACGCAATTTGTGTAATTCATATAGATTGTGTATTGCCTAAATGCTATGAGTTGATACTAACAGTCGGCAAGAAAGAAAGACCCTTTGTAAAtgattgagagagagaggaaaGAGAGCGATTTTGATGTATAAAACCGACACATCTCAATACATTGAAAAATGTGTGTTAAAAAATAGAGAATAATCTT
This genomic window from Magallana gigas chromosome 5, xbMagGiga1.1, whole genome shotgun sequence contains:
- the LOC105348568 gene encoding uncharacterized protein yields the protein MCKKNEYYDIDTTECLPCSECPKGDKILLECSYFGDTLCEKDVLAGFQIAPYPTPGTPSPVTRGAGTVAVEVLPEDWTTSPTVLMVVTAVCFTTLMVTIVIALYCFRRKVWSPKQEKEILYLSRPHPRHYPTVGEEERYQPLPSRDRLKKTNYFSSSIYANDSMFNMPNTHIYVNMMDYVDSDCCSNDYVDIDEHLES